A single region of the Drosophila miranda strain MSH22 chromosome 2, D.miranda_PacBio2.1, whole genome shotgun sequence genome encodes:
- the LOC108154470 gene encoding ficolin-1-like, whose protein sequence is MLRLWFLLLLLGVGAANRQRRHGKDRPDPEEVTNYSSIKVKHYGKFLDDCTMAKNDGLYTTFFKGQKKNSTVRCVASFFGGGWTMIQRRRENIVDFRRNWADYQNGFGDLKNEFWYGLEKIYRIAMSEPTEIFFLMQNTEGTRAYAMYDRFAIFGLSKNYTIRTLGEYKGEAGNGMQYHLNMPFSTYDRKNNGPGQDSCSKLFWGGWWYNNCYTSNLNGKYPAKKEMHTKCYRCIAWTYFQQYRPITFVQIMMRPIRVRT, encoded by the exons ATGTTGCGTCTCTGGTTTCTTCTATTGCTGCTTGGCGTAGGTGCGGCTAACAGACAACGGAGGCATGGAAAAGACAGGCCTGATCCCGAGGAGGTGACTAATTACAGCAGCATCAAAGTTAAACACTATGGGAAATTTCTCGACGACTGCACAATGGCCAAGAATGATGGCCTCTATACCACTTTCTTTAagggccaaaaaaaaaattcaacaGTGCGGTGCGTGGCCAGCTTCTTTGGAGGTGGCTGGACGATGATCCAACGCCGGAGGGAGAACATTGTGGACTTTCGAAGGAATTGGGCTGACTATCAGAACGGTTTCGGGGACCTAAAAAACGAGTTCTGGTACGGATTGGAAAAGATCTATCGCATCGCAATGTCGGAGCCCACGGAAATTTTTTTTCTAATGCAAAACACGGAGGGGACTCGAGCCTATGCTATGTACGATCGCTTTGCCATTTTCGGCCTGAGTAAGAACTACACTATCCGCACCTTGGGAGAGTACAAGGGCGAGGCGGGTAACGGAATGCAGTACCACCTGAACATGCCCTTCTCCACCTACGATCGAAAGAACAACGGCCCAGGCCAAGATAGCTGTTCGAAGCTCTTTTGGGGCGGTTGGTGGTACAACAACTGCTATACCAG CAACCTAAACGGCAAGTATCCCGCGAAAAAGGAGATGCATACCAAATGCTATCGATGCATTGCTTGGACCTACTTTCAACAATACCGACCCATTACATTTGTACAAATAATGATGCGTCCCATTCGTGTAAGGACCTGA